One genomic region from Salvia hispanica cultivar TCC Black 2014 chromosome 2, UniMelb_Shisp_WGS_1.0, whole genome shotgun sequence encodes:
- the LOC125208028 gene encoding probable galactinol--sucrose galactosyltransferase 5, whose translation MAPSLSKGGSNAAVIVDGFTNSVITLDESNFIVNDHVILSEVPLNITASPSPYAVGDKAGEAASPGCFVGFDAAEAKSHHVVPIGKLKNIKFMSIFRFKVWWTTHWIGSNGSDLERETQIVILDKSEGPGLNERPYIVLLPLIDGKFRASLQPGIDDFVDLCVESGSTKVTESSFRAALYMHAGDDPFTLVKDAVKVARHHLGTFRLLEEKTPPGIVDKFGWCTWDAFYLTVQPEGVMEGIKGLVDGGCPPGLVLIDDGWQSICHDDDDLTTEGMNRTSAGEQMPCRLIKFEENYKFRDYKSPNKGGPGPDTGMAAFIRDMKDTYTSVDYVYVWHALCGYWGGLRPGVPGLPEAKVIEPLLTPGLKTTMEDLAVDKIVNNGVGLVPPKLAEQMYEGLHSHLESVGIDGVKVDVIHLLEMLCEDYGGRVELAKDYYKALTKSVRNHFKGNGVIASMEHCNDFMFLGTEAITLGRVGDDFWCTDPSGDPNGTFWLQGCHMVHCAYNSLWMGNFIHPDWDMFQSTHPCALFHAASRAISGGPIYVSDSVGKHNFELLKSLVLPDGTILRCDHYALPSRDRLFADPLHDGETMLKIWNLNKFTGVVGAFNCQGGGWDRKERRNQCFSECSRPVSAKAGPSDIEWKQGANPIAVDGVEKFAMYLYSEKKLIVSKPSDTIDIELDPFNFELITVSPVKKLAGSVQFAPIGLVNMLNTGGAIQSVAYDDRAKSVKIGVKGTGEMKVFASQRPAAVKVNGGSVRFGFADSMVAVEVPWVKPTGVSLIEYVF comes from the exons ATGGCTCCGAGCTTGAGCAAGGGAGGCTCCAACGCCGCCGTCATCGTCGACGGCTTCACCAACTCCGTCATCACACTTGATGAATCCAACTTCATCGTGAACGATCACGTCATCCTCTCCGAGGTCCCCCTCAACATCACCGCGTCTCCCTCACCTTACGCGGTGGGAGACAAGGCGGGGGAGGCCGCCTCCCCCGGCTGCTTCGTGGGGTTCGACGCCGCGGAGGCGAAGAGCCACCACGTCGTCCCTATTGGGAAAttgaaaaacatcaaatttatgTCCATTTTCCGCTTCAAAGTCTGGTGGACTACCCACTGGATCGGGTCAAACGGGTCGGATCTCGAGCGCGAGACCCAGATAGTAATCCTGGATAAATCCGAGGGCCCGGGATTAAATGAGCGGCCATATATAGTGCTGCTTCCACTGATAGATGGGAAATTCCGGGCCTCGCTCCAGCCCGGGATTGACGACTTCGTCGACCTGTGTGTCGAGAGCGGGTCGACCAAGGTGACCGAGTCGTCATTCCGGGCCGCGCTCTACATGCACGCAGGGGACGACCCGTTCACGCTGGTGAAGGACGCCGTCAAGGTGGCGCGCCACCACCTCGGCACGTTCCGGCTGCTCGAGGAGAAGACGCCGCCCGGGATCGTCGACAAGTTCGGGTGGTGCACGTGGGACGCCTTCTACCTCACCGTGCAGCCCGAGGGCGTGATGGAGGGGATCAAGGGCCTCGTGGACGGCGGATGCCCCCCGGGCCTCGTGCTCATCGACGACGGGTGGCAGTCCATCTGCCACGACGACGACGATCTCACGACGGAGGGCATGAACCGGACCTCCGCCGGTGAGCAGATGCCGTGCAGGCTGATTAAGTTCGAGGAGAACTACAAGTTTAGGGACTACAAGAGCCCGAACAAGGGCGGCCCCGGCCCGGATACCGGGATGGCGGCCTTCATCCGGGATATGAAGGATACCTACACGAGCGTGGACTATGTTTACGTTTGGCACGCTCTGTGTGGGTACTGGGGCGGGCTTAGGCCCGGTGTCCCGGGCCTGCCCGAAGCTAAGGTGATTGAGCCCTTGCTCACTCCCGGGCTTAAGACTACTATGGAAGATCTTGCAGTTGACAAGATTGTCAACAATGGTGTTGGCCTTGTTCCACCCAAATTGGCTGAGCAAATGTATGAAGGATTACACTCCCATCTTGAATCTGTCGGGATTGATGGTGTCAAAGTTGATGTCATCCAT TTGTTGGAAATGTTGTGTGAGGACTACGGTGGTCGGGTGGAGCTAGCAAAGGACTACTACAAGGCACTAACGAAGTCGGTTCGGAACCACTTCAAAGGAAACGGAGTGATTGCTAGCATGGAGCACTGCAACGACTTCATGTTCCTCGGAACGGAAGCCATCACTCTCGGACGTGTTG GTGACGACTTTTGGTGTACGGACCCATCGGGCGACCCCAACGGGACGTTCTGGCTACAAGGGTGCCACATGGTGCACTGCGCCTACAACAGTTTGTGGATGGGCAATTTCATCCACCCCGATTGGGACATGTTCCAGTCGACTCATCCGTGCGCGCTGTTCCACGCCGCGTCCCGCGCCATCTCCGGCGGCCCCATCTACGTCAGCGACTCCGTCGGAAAGCACAATTTCGAGCTGCTGAAGAGCCTCGTCCTCCCCGACGGCACCATCCTCCGCTGCGACCACTACGCCCTGCCCTCTCGCGACCGCCTCTTCGCGGACCCTCTCCACGACGGCGAGACGATGCTGAAGATCTGGAACCTCAACAAGTTCACCGGAGTGGTCGGCGCCTTCAACTGCCAGGGCGGCGGCTGGGACCGCAAGGAGCGGCGCAACCAGTGCTTCTCCGAGTGCTCCCGCCCTGTCTCCGCCAAGGCGGGCCCCAGCGACATCGAGTGGAAGCAAGGCGCGAATCCGATCGCCGTCGACGGCGTCGAGAAATTCGCGATGTATTTATACAGCGAGAAGAAGCTGATCGTCTCCAAACCCTCCGACACCATCGACATCGAGCTCGATCCGTTCAATTTCGAGCTCATCACCGTTTCTCCGGTGAAGAAACTTGCCGGATCCGTCCAGTTCGCGCCGATCGGGCTGGTGAATATGCTCAACACCGGCGGTGCGATTCAATCGGTGGCGTACGACGATCGCGCTAAATCGGTGAAAATTGGAGTGAAGGGAACCGGAGAGATGAAGGTGTTCGCGTCGCAGAGGCCTGCGGCGGTGAAGGTGAACGGCGGGAGCGTGAGATTTGGGTTCGCGGACTCCATGGTGGCGGTGGAGGTGCCATGGGTGAAGCCTACTGGAGTTTCGTTGATTGAATAcgtgttttga
- the LOC125208029 gene encoding altered inheritance of mitochondria protein 3 isoform X1, with protein MNHSSAASQYMDKQIMDLSNSQTSIASNNGGAGSEFIDFMNRPAEKKEDIVPSYDFMPIRPAAAAAAASSSSPKAARSNFDSDNDDPPLRTWNSVDSKANPSPIRHYNSFGVDEPSKFVSVKNQKTDNAPLEGSFVSDVEKMMKKHMENLMHAVDNMSSRLSQLETRTRNLEHSIDDLKISAGNNHGAIDGKMRLLENILTEVHSGVKVVRDKQDIFEAQLQIAKLQLPKTEQVESKINVQPDPMQIGVPTQHQLSSVPPTQAPPALPPNAPLPPPQQNIQPQVQPPNQFPQNQIPSGSQRDSYFNPNLPSQTPENPNQQYQTPENPNQQYQSQQQLAAPPPPQHQYQPPPQTQYAQPPPPPPSQPHSSFSPVSPSMPQPPIGHHSEEAPYMPSQNYPMSSRPPPSVPPTGVSPPASAQYYGLTPNVYEPPPTSRPGSGYSGSFGPPQGLGEPYSYGSAPSQYGTSSSMKPQQLSSPGMGQSGGGSGYPQLPTARILPQALPTASAVGGGPGAGSGTGGSGNRVPIDDVVDRVTNMGFSREQVKATVRKLTENGQAVDLNVVLDKLMNEGDGQGPRGWFGR; from the exons ATGAATCACAGTTCGGCGGCGTCTCAGTACATGGACAAGCAGATCATGGATCTCTCCAATTCCCAGACCAGCATCGCCAGCAACAATGGCGGCGCCGGCTCTGAGTTCATCGATTTCATGAATCGCCCGGCGGAGAAGAAGGAGGACATCGTCCCGAGCTACGATTTCATGCCGATTCGAcctgcggcggcggcggcggcggcgtcgTCTTCGTCGCCGAAGGCAGCTCGGTCGAACTTCGACTCGGACAATGACGATCCTCCCCTCAGGACGTGGAATTCTGTGGATTCGAAAGCAAATCCCTCGCCTATCAGA CATTACAATTCCTTTGGTGTTGATGAACCTAGTAAATTTGTGTCGGTGAAGAATCAGAAAACTGACAATGCACCTTTGGAGGGGAGTTTTGTTTCTGACGTtgagaagatgatgaagaagcaTATGGAAAATCTGATGCACGCCGTTGATAACATGAGTTCAAGGTTGTCGCAGTTGGAAACAAGAACTCGCAACTTGGAGCACTCCATTGATGACTTGAAAATATCTGCCGGGAACAATCACGGTgcaattgatggaaaaatgagactgcTGGAGAATATTCTTACAGAG GTGCACTCTGGTGTTAAGGTAGTAAGAGATAAACAAGACATTTTTGAAGCTCAACTGCAGATTGCTAAGTTGCAGTTGCCAAAGACAGAACAAGTTGAAAGCAAGATTAATGTTCAACCTGATCCAATGCAGATCGGAGTGCCGACGCAACATCAGCTCTCTAGTGTCCCTCCGACACAGGCACCTCCGGCCCTTCCCCCGAATGCTCCTCTGCCACCTCCACAACAGAACATACAACCCCAAGTTCAACCTCCCAACCAGTTCcctcaaaatcaaattcctTCCGGCTCTCAGCGAGATTCTTACTTCAACCCCAACCTACCCAGCCAAACCCCAGAGAACCCAAATCAGCAGTATCAAACTCCAGAAAACCCAAATCAGCAGTATCAGTCACAGCAGCAGCTTGCAGCCCCACCTCCACCACAACACCAGTATCAGCCACCACCGCAGACACAATATGCTCagccacctccacctccaccttcTCAACCACACTCCTCGTTCTCACCTGTTAGCCCCTCTATGCCTCAGCCACCGATAGGTCATCACTCTGAAGAAGCACCGTATATGCCCTCCCAAAACTACCCCATGAGCTCTCGCCCACCTCCCTCTGTTCCACCTACTGGAGTTTCCCCACCAGCCTCTGCACAATACTATGGACTAACACCCAATGTGTATGAGCCTCCACCCACAAGCAGGCCTGGTTCAGGATACTCAGGTTCGTTCGGTCCACCACAAGGCCTTGGTGAACCCTATTCGTATGGCAGTGCTCCATCACAGTATGGTACTAGCTCCTCTATGAAGCCGCAGCAACTATCTTCTCCTGGTATGGGCCAGAgtggtggtggtagtggttaTCCGCAGCTGCCTACTGCTCGAATACTGCCTCAAGCACTGCCAACTGCCTCTGCAGTGGGTGGTGGCCCTGGTGCTGGTTCTGGTACTGGTGGATCTGGGAACAGGGTTCCGATTGATGATGTAGTCGACAGGGTAACCAACATGGGGTTCTCTAGAGAACAAGTAAAGGCAACTGTTCGAAAGCTAACAGAAAATGGACAAGCGGTTGATTTGAATGTCGTCCTGGACAAGTTGATGAACGAAGGGGATGGGCAAGGTCCACGAGGGTGGTTTGGCCGGTAA
- the LOC125208029 gene encoding basic salivary proline-rich protein 2 isoform X2: MNHSSAASQYMDKQIMDLSNSQTSIASNNGGAGSEFIDFMNRPAEKKEDIVPSYDFMPIRPAAAAAAASSSSPKAARSNFDSDNDDPPLRTWNSVDSKANPSPIRNQKTDNAPLEGSFVSDVEKMMKKHMENLMHAVDNMSSRLSQLETRTRNLEHSIDDLKISAGNNHGAIDGKMRLLENILTEVHSGVKVVRDKQDIFEAQLQIAKLQLPKTEQVESKINVQPDPMQIGVPTQHQLSSVPPTQAPPALPPNAPLPPPQQNIQPQVQPPNQFPQNQIPSGSQRDSYFNPNLPSQTPENPNQQYQTPENPNQQYQSQQQLAAPPPPQHQYQPPPQTQYAQPPPPPPSQPHSSFSPVSPSMPQPPIGHHSEEAPYMPSQNYPMSSRPPPSVPPTGVSPPASAQYYGLTPNVYEPPPTSRPGSGYSGSFGPPQGLGEPYSYGSAPSQYGTSSSMKPQQLSSPGMGQSGGGSGYPQLPTARILPQALPTASAVGGGPGAGSGTGGSGNRVPIDDVVDRVTNMGFSREQVKATVRKLTENGQAVDLNVVLDKLMNEGDGQGPRGWFGR, from the exons ATGAATCACAGTTCGGCGGCGTCTCAGTACATGGACAAGCAGATCATGGATCTCTCCAATTCCCAGACCAGCATCGCCAGCAACAATGGCGGCGCCGGCTCTGAGTTCATCGATTTCATGAATCGCCCGGCGGAGAAGAAGGAGGACATCGTCCCGAGCTACGATTTCATGCCGATTCGAcctgcggcggcggcggcggcggcgtcgTCTTCGTCGCCGAAGGCAGCTCGGTCGAACTTCGACTCGGACAATGACGATCCTCCCCTCAGGACGTGGAATTCTGTGGATTCGAAAGCAAATCCCTCGCCTATCAGA AATCAGAAAACTGACAATGCACCTTTGGAGGGGAGTTTTGTTTCTGACGTtgagaagatgatgaagaagcaTATGGAAAATCTGATGCACGCCGTTGATAACATGAGTTCAAGGTTGTCGCAGTTGGAAACAAGAACTCGCAACTTGGAGCACTCCATTGATGACTTGAAAATATCTGCCGGGAACAATCACGGTgcaattgatggaaaaatgagactgcTGGAGAATATTCTTACAGAG GTGCACTCTGGTGTTAAGGTAGTAAGAGATAAACAAGACATTTTTGAAGCTCAACTGCAGATTGCTAAGTTGCAGTTGCCAAAGACAGAACAAGTTGAAAGCAAGATTAATGTTCAACCTGATCCAATGCAGATCGGAGTGCCGACGCAACATCAGCTCTCTAGTGTCCCTCCGACACAGGCACCTCCGGCCCTTCCCCCGAATGCTCCTCTGCCACCTCCACAACAGAACATACAACCCCAAGTTCAACCTCCCAACCAGTTCcctcaaaatcaaattcctTCCGGCTCTCAGCGAGATTCTTACTTCAACCCCAACCTACCCAGCCAAACCCCAGAGAACCCAAATCAGCAGTATCAAACTCCAGAAAACCCAAATCAGCAGTATCAGTCACAGCAGCAGCTTGCAGCCCCACCTCCACCACAACACCAGTATCAGCCACCACCGCAGACACAATATGCTCagccacctccacctccaccttcTCAACCACACTCCTCGTTCTCACCTGTTAGCCCCTCTATGCCTCAGCCACCGATAGGTCATCACTCTGAAGAAGCACCGTATATGCCCTCCCAAAACTACCCCATGAGCTCTCGCCCACCTCCCTCTGTTCCACCTACTGGAGTTTCCCCACCAGCCTCTGCACAATACTATGGACTAACACCCAATGTGTATGAGCCTCCACCCACAAGCAGGCCTGGTTCAGGATACTCAGGTTCGTTCGGTCCACCACAAGGCCTTGGTGAACCCTATTCGTATGGCAGTGCTCCATCACAGTATGGTACTAGCTCCTCTATGAAGCCGCAGCAACTATCTTCTCCTGGTATGGGCCAGAgtggtggtggtagtggttaTCCGCAGCTGCCTACTGCTCGAATACTGCCTCAAGCACTGCCAACTGCCTCTGCAGTGGGTGGTGGCCCTGGTGCTGGTTCTGGTACTGGTGGATCTGGGAACAGGGTTCCGATTGATGATGTAGTCGACAGGGTAACCAACATGGGGTTCTCTAGAGAACAAGTAAAGGCAACTGTTCGAAAGCTAACAGAAAATGGACAAGCGGTTGATTTGAATGTCGTCCTGGACAAGTTGATGAACGAAGGGGATGGGCAAGGTCCACGAGGGTGGTTTGGCCGGTAA